Within Mucilaginibacter inviolabilis, the genomic segment TAAACCCTTTTTCGGCGGCCAGTTTATCCAGCCATACTTTAGCGCGTTTGGAGAACTCGATATGGTGCCCGCCGTTTTCATACAAGGCCAATACTCTAAAATGTTTAGTTTGCGCATGAACGTTAAAGCAAATAAATAGGCCAAGGCAAATGAACAGCAGTAGTTTTTTCATATATTTTTAGTTGTAGTGTTTGTAAGATTTTATTTATCCATAATGGTTTTTAGCGAGGCCAGGAGTGTACGCGAGTTGTTATTTAAACCGGTAAACAATCGTTTATCTTCTGCCGACCAGGGGTGTCCGCGGCGATAATCCCACCAGCGATATTCAATTTTGGAGTATTCATTGGTGATACCTTTTTCTATCGGCTTTTCGTAATAATTATAGGCGCGATAGGTATATCCGGTATCTGTCACCGCAATAGCTACATTGAACCTTAACCAATAATAGTTCCCCGAATCGCTGGTGACCACTTTGAACAATCCAAAGCCATTAATGGTTCCGGCTTGCCGATCAATAACAACTTTACCTTCCGACTGATCCGGGAACACCATACTAAACCATTTACTTGCCCGCTTAAATAGTTCGGCTTTACCGGCCATATTTTTCGAAGCGTTTTCATAGCTTAACTTTCCCTTATTCATAGGGATATCAATTTTAGCGGTATCTGTTTGCGCAAATGCAAAAGCAGGCAAAGCCAAACAACAGGCCATCAAGCAAAGAATAATAAGCGGGGTTCTTTTCATATAGGTTACAGGTAATCAAATGAGGGGTGCTACGTCAGCAACCCTACAGCAACCAAATATCCTAATTTGCAGCTGTAAAAAGCCTTTATACCTGCCCTACTTTACCACTACGATACGCTGATTACCGTTTTTGAATAAAAAGTTTCGGCTATAATTGCCCGACCTAAACCGAAGGTCGTGCTATGAAAACATTTAAAATTATTGCCATCGTTTTACTGCTCGTTACTGGCAGTTCACTCATTAGCGTTGCTCAAAATAAACACCCGCGTTTCCGGGCTATTGCCATTGCCGAAGTTGGCGGGGGACATGCCTTGTTTGATGCCGCCGCCAAAATATGGCTGGACAAGCTGGCCATCGATAGCAACTTTACCATTGATTATATTACCGATACCAAACCCATAACCAAGGATTTTTTAAAACAATATCAATTGTTTATCCAACTGGATTATCCGCCCTATCCCTGGGGACCAGAAGCTCAGGCGGCTTTTACAGAGTACCTGGAACAAGGTAAAGGTGGCTGGATTGGTTTTCACCATCCTACCCTGCTGGGTGTGTTTGATGGTTACCCCATGTGGCAGTGGTATTGCCAGTTTATGGGTGGCATTGAATTTAAGGATACCATACACGGCGGCACAACTGCCTTACTCACCGTTGAAGATAAAAACCACCCTATTATGGCAGGCTTACCGGCATCATTCACCACCAGGGATGAGTGGTATACCTACAATAAAAGTCCGCGCCCCAATGTGCATGTATTAGCCAGTATTGACGAAAACACCTACGTACCGGATAAGCCCATCAAAATGGGCGATCACCCGGTGATATGGACAAATGAGCATATCAAGGCCAAAAATATCTACATAGCCATGGGCCACTTCCCCGAACTTTTTCAGGACAGCACGTTTACGACGTTGGTGAGAAACACGATATTCTGGACGGTGAAATCTAATTAGTGAATTAGTGATTGGGAACAATTTTTTTTGGTGTAATCGGAACAGAACCGCTTAATATGCCATAAAAGTGGGTTTACATGGTTTACACTTTTTATGGTTAAAATTTATTTAATTAATTGATTTTTAACTAGTTAATTAAATTTTATACCAAATTTGTGTTAACCGACTTTTTAGAGCTTTTGCCTTCTTAACATCTGCCGCCCGATGCAGGGTAATAGCTAATAAAAAAACAGTGGTGCTGATGATTATCCTGTTCCATAAACCCCTTCCTCCCCTTCCCGAGGGAAGGAATCGCACCGGGCCTTAGCTCTTTTCATGGAGGTCATACTGGTTTTTAATTAGTGATTTTTCTTCTCCCGTCAGCAGATAAGCTTCGGGCGAAAGCGGGCAGAACAATGGTGGCTTGTGCGGATGCAGGGCATAGCAAGTTTTTGCTGAAGCGCAGCGGATTGCGCGAACGAAGTGGGGCAAAATAATTGCGGCCCAGGTTCTGTCCGCTTTGCAGGGTAAAGGCCATGAGCCAAAGAAGCATTTCTGCTGACTTGATTTATTCGTTGTTGTTTATTTTTTATCGGTGCTCATTATCTCGCTTCGCTCGGTCTTGGTTACTTTGTATCAAGACAAAGTAACAGCCACAGCGGCAATTGAGCGCTCTACGACATGCATTATTCGTCCTGTATAAAGGAGATTGCTTTGTGCCTCACAATGACGCGGTGATATTTGATATTGTTAAATCTATAAGGCCTGATGAGCGTTCTCAAATGTCAGCACAAGTACCAATAATATCAATGCAGGACACCTCTACATTAACACTACAAAAACCCTCAAAAGGCCCTGATATGACTAATAACAAGTATATACACTCCACTACAAACAAAACATTTACCCTTTATATTAAAATGTTTTTTAAATTACCTTTTTAATCCAATTACCGTGCTCGCCTGATAATGCCGGTTTTATAAAACATTTTAAAATACCTCCTCGGGGGAAGCTTTGTTGATGAAGAAAATCATTCTGTTGATTATTATTTACCACGCTTTGGTTTTTGTTGCCGGTGCGCAAACTACCATAGGTGTGCCCGCTATTAAAAATTACACGCATACAGATTATAACGCCAGTACCGAAGTATGGGATGTAAAGCAGGACCGCAATGGCATACTTTATTTTGCCAATAACGACGGACTTTTAACTTTTGACGGCAGTTACTGGAAAATATACCCTTTACCCAATAAGGGCACCATCAAAGCCCTGGCTATTGACCCCGATGGAAAGATATTTGTAGGCGGACAGGATGAGATAGGCTACTTTTTCCCGGATGCGAACGGCATTTTAAAATATCATTCCATTAAGCAGCTCATGCCGCAGAAAGCAAGACAGTTTGCCGATATATGGAGCATTGTGCTGTTCAAAAATGAAGTTTTCTTCCGCACTATTGAATGTGTTTTTGAGTACAATAACAACGAGATCAAAACATTTGATGCGCCGGGCGGCTGGAGATTGCTGTCAAAAGCCGGATCGCAACTCTTTGCGGAAGATAAGGACGAGGGCCTGATGTTTTTTAAAGATTATCAATGGCAGCCCTGCCATACCCAATTGCCTACTGCCAGTCTGCATATTACCGGGGTGATGGATTATAATCGTGATACGGTACTGCTTACTACGCTGAAACAGGGCTTATTTTTATTAACCGGATCAACCTTAATCAAAAAACCTACCGCTATTGACCCCATTTTACAGAACGACCTGGTAAACTGCGCCAAAAAAATAGGCGATGACCGCTATGCCATCGGCACCAAGGCCCGCGGCCTGATTATTATTGACGGCAAAGGCAATGTGGTAGAACGATTCTCCAACAACGAAGGGCTGCAAAACAATAACGTGCTTGGCCTCTTGCTCGACCGTGACAAAAACCTGTGGCTCGGCCTGGAAAGCGGGATTGATTTTATCAACTATAACACCTCGGTTAAGCGTATTTATGCCAATAAGGATAACCAGTTAAAAAGTAACGCGGTAAGTGTGTTTAACCAAAAATTATTCATAGGTACCTCAAACGGGCTATACAGCGTTCCGCTTGATGCACAGCAAAAAGATATCAGCAATAATAAAGGGGTATTTACCGAGGTAGAAAACACCAAGGGACAGGTATGGAGCCTGCGCGAAATAAACCACCATTTGCTGGTTGGGCATGAGGATGGCGCCTTAGTGGTTGATAATAACCATGTAAAACAGATCACTAACCGGGAAGGTGCCTGGCGGTTTGTGTCCATCCCTTCCTCGCCCGATATTATTGCGGGCACTTACACAGGTTTGCAATTGATCAAAAACAATGGCAATGATTTTAAGGCTGATGTTAAAATGGATGCCCTGTATGAGTCGCTACCCACGTTGGCAAAAGACAATGACGAGCACGTGATATGGGCCTCGCACTCCTATCGTGGGGTTTATAAGATCCAGCTATCTGCTGATAGAAGAAAGATCATTCGTTATACCCAATACACCGATCGTAACGGTTTGCCTTCGGTGATGAACAA encodes:
- a CDS encoding DUF4468 domain-containing protein; amino-acid sequence: MKRTPLIILCLMACCLALPAFAFAQTDTAKIDIPMNKGKLSYENASKNMAGKAELFKRASKWFSMVFPDQSEGKVVIDRQAGTINGFGLFKVVTSDSGNYYWLRFNVAIAVTDTGYTYRAYNYYEKPIEKGITNEYSKIEYRWWDYRRGHPWSAEDKRLFTGLNNNSRTLLASLKTIMDK
- a CDS encoding ThuA domain-containing protein, whose amino-acid sequence is MKTFKIIAIVLLLVTGSSLISVAQNKHPRFRAIAIAEVGGGHALFDAAAKIWLDKLAIDSNFTIDYITDTKPITKDFLKQYQLFIQLDYPPYPWGPEAQAAFTEYLEQGKGGWIGFHHPTLLGVFDGYPMWQWYCQFMGGIEFKDTIHGGTTALLTVEDKNHPIMAGLPASFTTRDEWYTYNKSPRPNVHVLASIDENTYVPDKPIKMGDHPVIWTNEHIKAKNIYIAMGHFPELFQDSTFTTLVRNTIFWTVKSN
- a CDS encoding triple tyrosine motif-containing protein; its protein translation is MKKIILLIIIYHALVFVAGAQTTIGVPAIKNYTHTDYNASTEVWDVKQDRNGILYFANNDGLLTFDGSYWKIYPLPNKGTIKALAIDPDGKIFVGGQDEIGYFFPDANGILKYHSIKQLMPQKARQFADIWSIVLFKNEVFFRTIECVFEYNNNEIKTFDAPGGWRLLSKAGSQLFAEDKDEGLMFFKDYQWQPCHTQLPTASLHITGVMDYNRDTVLLTTLKQGLFLLTGSTLIKKPTAIDPILQNDLVNCAKKIGDDRYAIGTKARGLIIIDGKGNVVERFSNNEGLQNNNVLGLLLDRDKNLWLGLESGIDFINYNTSVKRIYANKDNQLKSNAVSVFNQKLFIGTSNGLYSVPLDAQQKDISNNKGVFTEVENTKGQVWSLREINHHLLVGHEDGALVVDNNHVKQITNREGAWRFVSIPSSPDIIAGTYTGLQLIKNNGNDFKADVKMDALYESLPTLAKDNDEHVIWASHSYRGVYKIQLSADRRKIIRYTQYTDRNGLPSVMNNHAYFIRGKILVATEKGVYEYNVNQNRFEPSAFYNQALGNTYIEHLIADSTGNIWFISNQRAGVMDFSKPSSGKSYTVIYFPELAGQTVKGAGYIYPYDKENIFVGSNNGVFHLNYRQYVQSETKLNVLLTTVKAIAEKDSLIFGGYFMKDNEVAGIQGKKQIVTLSNHWNSFHFEYSSTLFAQKSNEEFSYKLEGFDNEWSKWSVKTEKDYTNLPYGRYTFLVRVRNNLGNASAPVSYTFVVDPAWYQTIWAYLFYLLLVIFAIYLTFKEQRKRFDLHQQKHEEEQRRLSYLHSLELDRNEKEIIALKNNNLESELNYKNKELATITMHLVERGRILLNIREELVAAIKKVNMPDLTHEFRNVFKLVTDTEKKDDDWNHFAIYFDQVHNNFLSIMKTRFPGLSPTDLKLCAYLRLNLTSKEIAQLMNISLKGVEISRYRVRKKLGLATEVNLYDFLIDITK